Proteins found in one Maridesulfovibrio sp. genomic segment:
- a CDS encoding bifunctional UDP-sugar hydrolase/5'-nucleotidase — MRLFTIITSVIAILMTASPGYATRWDIVLLTTSGLNGQLLPAAEKDNQNNAGMVRTFGGFARIQSIFESYRSKYPNSTITIATGDDLMGESLTNQKGQTVFTAMNKMGFDISTLGNHEFNRGSKLLVNCLKTKNFPTVVSNLKISSGNPLKKYIRKTDVIEKNFIRVGFMGMIMPEIKLISNPGSGISVPADIIKSARQTALKLKSEEKVDLIVLLSHLTLHDQKEILQKVPEIDVICGGQSYKDILPGQEIIARDGSLPGLMVQCGSQGRYVGVLKISMENESIRKHEWTIIPVTDSTKEDADIKRYLSLSIKDMNSESIPLAISPAALDTRASSIRTANNLAGNIVSSIMRDKFKTDIAFQNGGGIRGDKIIPAGPVTDKDINTMFPFGNNVTIMKVTGHTLKQILERSVHNLPEPSGAFLQISGLKFTLNIKGTAQKLKLDSKGNPVKISTAGTRVSNIQILDKSGRYIKVYPKHKYSLATNSYLAGGGDGYIMLKNIPGKVETFVKVRDMIKSGMLQLKRLDSKFYPVIFTQENTPRKIQ, encoded by the coding sequence ATGCGTTTATTCACTATCATAACGTCTGTTATTGCCATTCTTATGACGGCTTCACCCGGATATGCAACCCGCTGGGATATTGTATTGCTGACCACATCCGGACTGAACGGACAACTGCTGCCCGCAGCAGAAAAAGATAATCAAAACAATGCCGGTATGGTACGTACTTTCGGAGGATTTGCAAGAATTCAGTCAATATTTGAATCATATAGAAGCAAGTATCCAAACTCAACGATAACAATCGCTACCGGTGATGACCTTATGGGAGAATCCCTGACAAATCAAAAAGGACAAACCGTTTTTACCGCAATGAATAAGATGGGGTTCGATATTTCAACTCTTGGTAATCACGAATTCAACCGAGGCTCTAAACTTCTGGTCAACTGTCTAAAAACAAAGAATTTCCCCACGGTAGTCAGCAACCTGAAAATATCCTCCGGGAATCCGCTAAAAAAATATATCCGTAAAACGGATGTTATCGAAAAAAATTTTATACGTGTTGGTTTTATGGGCATGATTATGCCGGAGATCAAACTTATCTCTAATCCGGGATCGGGGATATCCGTACCGGCGGATATAATTAAATCAGCCCGTCAGACTGCCCTTAAACTGAAATCAGAAGAGAAAGTCGATCTGATTGTACTTCTGAGCCACCTGACTTTGCATGATCAGAAAGAAATTTTACAGAAGGTTCCCGAGATAGACGTTATCTGCGGAGGCCAGAGCTACAAAGACATATTACCCGGTCAGGAAATTATTGCCAGAGACGGATCTCTTCCGGGCCTTATGGTCCAATGCGGAAGTCAGGGGCGCTACGTTGGTGTACTGAAAATAAGTATGGAAAATGAGTCTATCCGCAAACATGAATGGACCATAATTCCTGTCACCGACAGTACTAAAGAAGATGCCGACATAAAGCGCTATCTTTCATTATCGATCAAAGATATGAACTCCGAATCTATTCCGCTGGCCATCAGTCCCGCCGCACTTGATACACGTGCCTCTTCCATTAGAACCGCAAACAATCTCGCCGGAAACATAGTCAGCTCCATAATGCGCGACAAGTTCAAGACTGATATCGCCTTTCAGAACGGGGGCGGCATCAGGGGCGATAAAATAATACCAGCGGGTCCGGTAACGGATAAAGACATCAACACCATGTTTCCTTTCGGAAACAACGTGACCATCATGAAAGTTACCGGGCATACCCTGAAGCAGATTCTTGAACGCTCAGTTCATAATCTTCCTGAACCTTCCGGTGCTTTTCTCCAGATCTCCGGACTTAAATTCACACTGAATATCAAGGGCACAGCGCAAAAACTAAAACTGGACAGCAAGGGTAACCCCGTAAAGATAAGTACTGCAGGGACGCGTGTATCAAACATTCAAATATTAGATAAATCGGGCAGATACATAAAAGTATATCCCAAGCATAAATATTCGCTGGCAACCAACTCATATCTTGCAGGAGGAGGAGACGGCTACATAATGCTTAAAAATATACCGGGAAAGGTTGAAACATTCGTCAAAGTCAGGGATATGATCAAATCTGGAATGCTCCAGCTCAAAAGGCTGGACTCCAAATTTTATCCAGTCATTTTCACACAGGAAAATACTCCCCGTAAAATTCAATAG
- the rnfG gene encoding RnfABCDGE type electron transport complex subunit G: protein MKESLKMILVLTLICGMFSITLASLKQATQSRIEEQVLTYVQGPAINRVLNEYDNSPVKDRKKFTVPGTGKKVTVFPAIKNGKISGVALETFAKGFGGEVGVMVGFNINEDSLSGIGITTMKETPGVGSKVAGHGFTSQFKKHSTTLELSSKGGNIDGVTGATISSTASVEAVKKAVSIFKTLRPQIVKVWAKGL, encoded by the coding sequence ATGAAAGAATCACTAAAAATGATCTTAGTGCTGACCCTTATCTGCGGAATGTTCAGCATAACCCTTGCCAGTCTGAAACAGGCCACACAATCCCGTATAGAAGAACAGGTTCTGACCTATGTTCAGGGCCCAGCCATCAATAGAGTCCTCAATGAATATGATAATTCACCGGTCAAGGACCGCAAAAAATTTACTGTGCCCGGCACGGGAAAAAAGGTTACGGTTTTTCCTGCCATAAAAAATGGTAAGATTTCAGGGGTGGCCCTCGAAACTTTCGCCAAAGGATTCGGCGGCGAAGTGGGCGTTATGGTCGGATTCAATATAAATGAAGACAGCCTCTCCGGCATAGGTATCACCACAATGAAAGAAACTCCCGGTGTTGGATCAAAAGTAGCCGGTCACGGTTTTACCAGCCAGTTCAAAAAACACTCCACCACCTTGGAACTTTCCTCCAAAGGAGGAAACATTGATGGAGTCACCGGGGCAACTATTTCTTCCACAGCATCTGTTGAAGCGGTAAAAAAAGCTGTTTCAATTTTCAAAACACTAAGGCCGCAAATTGTAAAAGTATGGGCCAAGGGGTTGTAG
- a CDS encoding RnfABCDGE type electron transport complex subunit A, whose product MKEYFLLFISAIFVNNIVLAQYLGNCPFIGTSKKISVAMGMGSAVVFVATMSASITWAVQEYLLDPLGLEYLQTLTFILVIASLVQFVEMFLKKTIPPLYKSLGIFLPLITTNCAVMGIAIICQREEFTFIKTVAFSFASGLGFMLALIVLSAIRERIEVSRTPRSMSGTPVALVMAGLMSLAFFAFKGMI is encoded by the coding sequence ATGAAAGAATATTTTCTGCTATTCATATCAGCCATATTCGTAAATAACATTGTGCTGGCTCAGTATCTGGGCAACTGTCCGTTCATAGGCACTTCCAAGAAGATTTCCGTGGCTATGGGCATGGGCAGCGCAGTAGTCTTCGTTGCCACTATGTCCGCATCAATAACATGGGCGGTGCAGGAATACCTGCTGGACCCGCTGGGACTGGAATACCTTCAAACCCTGACATTCATCCTCGTCATCGCTTCACTGGTACAATTTGTGGAGATGTTCCTCAAAAAGACAATACCTCCGCTATATAAATCACTAGGCATATTTCTGCCGCTCATCACTACCAACTGCGCGGTCATGGGTATTGCCATCATCTGCCAGCGGGAAGAATTTACTTTCATCAAGACCGTGGCTTTCTCCTTTGCTTCCGGTTTGGGATTCATGCTGGCTTTGATTGTACTCTCCGCCATAAGGGAACGCATCGAGGTTTCCCGGACTCCGAGATCCATGAGCGGTACCCCCGTCGCGCTGGTAATGGCCGGTTTGATGTCCCTAGCTTTTTTCGCCTTTAAAGGGATGATATAA
- a CDS encoding response regulator, with the protein MSGKRILVVDDEKIVNLDIQAVLRRLGYEVAGGAVTGSEAIDKAITSRPDLVLMDIKLQGEMDGIEAANTIIKVYDSPVVFLTAFSDEKTLTRAKLSGPFGYLLKPFEERELRSSIEIALYKHGMEQECRRAVADAEAANEAKSSFLATISHELRTPMNGILGLSEILLGSGLAAEQKEYVELIKGSATSLLRVLNDMLDYSKIEQRILDLKEGVFDVRKTLALVMDSHQPNAGSKGIHMECFVHPDVSEELQGDSGRLTQILNNLVSNAIKYTEKGGVAIDVMPDDYDSEPYPAGCLRLLFSVSDTGVGISPKKADTIFESFTQLEDYMTRKQGGIGLGLTITRNLVNMLHGAIWLDTEPDQGSSFYFTAVFKLVDKCVEERQQSNCEILDFPQFKRVMLADDNIITRRVVSAFLENTNCELKLVENGREAVGLLTQNSFDLVIMDIQMPIMDGLEATRLIRSGYIENVDPQIPILALTAHAMKGDRERCLEVGMNGYLSKPFNSTGLIEAMLSVLKGEDGVAGIDSEFKGKPEGHTCLDFKGTIARLDGNDELVREIYNHFQELAPLHLDMITEAAGKNDIQKLREEIGLLHGLALDVGAYKLSSLTHDIDEFLQDKGLVGIEKMISGIKTEAEDIYSVMSDYLSKTS; encoded by the coding sequence ATGTCAGGGAAGCGGATTCTCGTTGTTGATGATGAAAAGATTGTGAATCTCGATATTCAGGCTGTTTTACGGCGCTTGGGCTATGAAGTTGCCGGTGGGGCAGTTACTGGCTCTGAGGCTATTGATAAAGCTATCACCAGTCGGCCTGATTTGGTCCTTATGGACATTAAGCTGCAAGGAGAAATGGACGGCATTGAAGCAGCCAATACCATCATCAAAGTTTATGATAGCCCTGTCGTTTTTCTAACCGCCTTTTCGGATGAAAAAACCCTGACCAGGGCAAAGCTTTCCGGACCGTTCGGTTATCTGCTGAAACCTTTCGAGGAACGTGAACTGCGTTCCTCCATTGAAATAGCTCTCTATAAGCATGGGATGGAGCAGGAATGCCGCCGGGCTGTGGCTGATGCTGAAGCTGCCAACGAGGCCAAAAGTTCCTTTCTTGCGACTATCAGTCATGAGCTTCGTACACCGATGAACGGTATTCTGGGACTTAGTGAAATACTTCTTGGAAGTGGACTGGCCGCTGAGCAGAAGGAATATGTGGAACTGATTAAGGGGTCAGCCACGTCTTTGCTGCGGGTTTTAAATGATATGCTTGATTATTCAAAGATCGAGCAACGGATTCTGGATCTTAAGGAAGGAGTCTTTGATGTCCGTAAGACTCTCGCTCTGGTAATGGATTCCCACCAGCCCAATGCCGGAAGTAAAGGCATTCACATGGAATGTTTTGTCCATCCCGATGTATCCGAAGAATTGCAGGGAGATTCCGGAAGACTAACTCAAATTTTGAATAACCTTGTCAGTAATGCCATCAAATATACAGAGAAGGGTGGCGTTGCCATCGATGTTATGCCCGACGATTATGATTCCGAACCTTATCCTGCCGGCTGTTTAAGACTGCTTTTCAGTGTATCTGATACCGGTGTCGGAATTTCGCCAAAGAAGGCGGATACCATTTTTGAAAGTTTTACCCAGCTGGAAGATTACATGACCCGCAAGCAAGGCGGGATCGGGCTGGGTCTGACTATTACCCGTAATCTAGTCAATATGCTGCATGGTGCTATCTGGCTCGATACCGAGCCGGATCAGGGCAGCAGCTTTTATTTTACGGCAGTGTTCAAGCTTGTAGACAAATGCGTTGAGGAAAGGCAGCAAAGTAACTGCGAAATTTTAGATTTTCCCCAGTTTAAAAGGGTGATGCTTGCTGATGATAATATAATTACCCGCAGAGTAGTTTCAGCCTTTTTGGAGAACACTAATTGTGAATTGAAACTAGTTGAGAACGGGCGGGAAGCAGTGGGGCTCTTGACTCAGAACTCCTTTGATCTTGTCATTATGGATATTCAGATGCCGATTATGGACGGACTGGAGGCAACCCGGCTTATCCGCTCCGGATATATCGAAAATGTCGACCCGCAGATTCCAATCCTCGCGCTGACCGCACACGCCATGAAGGGGGACCGTGAACGTTGCCTTGAAGTGGGAATGAATGGCTATCTATCCAAGCCTTTCAATTCCACAGGATTGATAGAAGCGATGCTTTCCGTCCTTAAAGGAGAAGACGGGGTAGCGGGGATAGACTCAGAATTTAAGGGTAAGCCCGAAGGACATACCTGTCTGGATTTTAAGGGTACAATTGCGCGTCTTGACGGTAATGATGAGCTTGTTCGCGAAATTTATAATCATTTCCAGGAGTTGGCTCCTTTGCATCTAGACATGATTACTGAGGCTGCCGGTAAAAATGATATACAAAAATTGAGGGAAGAGATCGGTCTGTTACATGGATTGGCCCTTGATGTCGGGGCGTATAAACTTTCATCGCTGACTCATGACATTGATGAATTCTTGCAGGATAAAGGTCTGGTCGGAATTGAAAAAATGATATCTGGTATAAAGACTGAAGCTGAGGACATTTATTCAGTGATGTCCGATTATCTTAGCAAAACCTCCTGA
- a CDS encoding electron transport complex subunit E: MSRLWDEFSKGLWKDLPPFKVVLGLCPVLAVTKTADNGLGMGLAVIFVLTMSNILVSIFRKIIPPKVRIACFIVIAASLVVAVELLMQAFAYPLYQQLGIFVPLIVVNCIILGRAEAFASKNPVLYAAADGLGMGMGFTISLTMLGSLRELLGYGTVFGNQIMPTGYKPFTFMIEAPGAFVCLGLMLCAMNFFTSWQARRKGQAVLDNPSHECRSCGICSR; encoded by the coding sequence ATGAGCAGATTATGGGATGAATTTTCAAAAGGACTCTGGAAAGATCTTCCGCCCTTCAAAGTTGTGCTCGGACTCTGTCCCGTTCTAGCGGTTACCAAAACAGCTGACAACGGGCTGGGCATGGGTCTTGCGGTTATCTTCGTACTGACCATGTCCAATATTCTCGTATCCATCTTTCGCAAAATCATCCCGCCCAAAGTCCGCATTGCCTGTTTCATTGTCATTGCGGCATCATTGGTGGTGGCGGTGGAGCTGCTTATGCAGGCTTTTGCCTACCCTCTCTACCAGCAGCTCGGAATATTTGTGCCGCTTATCGTGGTCAACTGCATCATCCTCGGCAGGGCTGAAGCATTCGCATCTAAGAATCCCGTACTCTACGCCGCTGCGGACGGGCTGGGCATGGGTATGGGCTTTACCATTTCCCTGACCATGCTCGGTAGCCTGCGTGAACTTCTAGGGTACGGAACCGTTTTCGGTAACCAGATAATGCCAACCGGATACAAACCTTTCACCTTCATGATCGAAGCGCCCGGTGCTTTTGTCTGCTTAGGGCTCATGCTTTGCGCCATGAACTTCTTCACCAGTTGGCAGGCCAGAAGAAAAGGACAGGCCGTTCTGGACAATCCCAGTCACGAATGCAGAAGCTGCGGTATCTGTAGCCGCTAA
- a CDS encoding RnfABCDGE type electron transport complex subunit B, which yields MIISSLLVLMGLGFTAATILAVASRILHVKEDPRIAQVEDVLPGVNCGGCGYAGCSGAANAVVKGKSGANVCVIGGIETAKAVGAVMGLEVLDMEQELAFRDCTGGERAEELYNYEGANNCRAQALLYEGSKTCPEGCLELGTCVAVCPFDAIHMGPENLPVVDPLACRACRKCVEACPRGVLSIVSMSAKLLHMEEVNDCLAPCQQRCPANINIPRYIEAANNGDYAGAVNIIRERNPLLLVCGRVCPRPCEKVCRRTHVDEPVGINMIKRFVADWEMKNDLRLPIPCAKETGHKVAIIGGGPAGLSCANFLRRLGHSPTIIEALPELGGQLRYGIPEYRLPKKDLAWEIQGIIDLGINVRTGLKLGTDFLINDLEEEGFEAFFMGIGAWASGTLRIEGEDAKGVLSGTEFLTAVGLGQTPDIGPKVIVVGGGNTAIDAARTSVRLGCDVTLLYRRTRNEMPANTEEIEAAADEGIRYIFLSAPTKIIMDDKGRATHLECVKMELGEADASGRRRPLPVEGSETRYPVDTVISAIGQKPQLSCFYTDGEEQCSINFTRWRTIAADPETLQTSIPKVFAGGDNVSGPDLVISAVGAGRRAARSIHYLLTTGEIPLAENLLQDPIPYTLFKDVDGCKNKNRTEIPHNCTGEDRTATFKEVEGCLNEEELRYETSRCLRCGLTCYDRDVPLENVFTSRVGEKVE from the coding sequence ATGATTATTTCATCACTTCTAGTACTGATGGGACTGGGTTTTACTGCCGCCACCATACTTGCTGTGGCTTCCAGAATCCTACACGTAAAAGAAGATCCCCGGATTGCACAGGTCGAAGATGTGCTGCCCGGCGTAAACTGCGGAGGCTGCGGTTACGCCGGATGCTCAGGCGCGGCCAATGCGGTGGTGAAGGGTAAATCCGGCGCAAATGTATGCGTCATCGGCGGAATCGAGACCGCTAAAGCTGTTGGTGCCGTAATGGGACTTGAAGTGCTGGATATGGAACAGGAACTGGCCTTCCGTGATTGTACCGGAGGCGAGCGGGCAGAAGAACTTTACAACTACGAAGGTGCTAATAACTGCCGTGCACAGGCCCTGCTTTATGAAGGCTCCAAAACCTGCCCCGAAGGATGTCTCGAGCTTGGAACATGCGTTGCGGTCTGCCCTTTTGATGCTATTCATATGGGACCGGAAAATCTGCCTGTAGTAGATCCGCTGGCCTGCCGGGCCTGCCGCAAATGCGTGGAAGCATGCCCCCGCGGAGTTCTCTCGATAGTTTCCATGAGCGCCAAGCTGCTGCATATGGAAGAGGTGAATGATTGTCTCGCCCCCTGTCAGCAAAGATGCCCGGCAAACATCAACATTCCCCGTTATATCGAAGCAGCGAACAATGGCGACTATGCCGGAGCGGTCAACATCATCCGCGAACGCAATCCCCTGCTGCTGGTATGCGGCCGGGTCTGCCCGCGTCCGTGCGAAAAGGTCTGCCGCCGCACGCATGTAGATGAACCGGTCGGCATCAACATGATCAAGCGTTTTGTGGCGGATTGGGAAATGAAAAACGACCTTCGCCTGCCCATCCCCTGCGCCAAGGAAACAGGCCATAAGGTAGCAATAATCGGCGGCGGTCCGGCCGGTCTATCGTGCGCCAATTTTCTGCGTCGGCTGGGTCACAGCCCGACCATCATAGAAGCCCTGCCCGAACTGGGCGGTCAGTTGCGGTACGGAATTCCTGAATACAGGCTACCGAAAAAAGATCTGGCATGGGAGATTCAAGGCATAATCGACCTGGGTATAAATGTCCGTACCGGACTGAAACTGGGGACGGATTTTCTTATCAACGACCTCGAAGAAGAAGGATTTGAAGCTTTTTTCATGGGAATTGGCGCGTGGGCCAGCGGGACCCTGCGCATTGAAGGCGAAGACGCTAAAGGAGTGCTCTCCGGCACAGAATTTCTCACCGCCGTCGGATTAGGACAGACTCCTGATATAGGCCCGAAAGTCATCGTTGTCGGCGGGGGAAATACAGCCATAGATGCCGCACGCACAAGCGTTCGTCTCGGCTGTGACGTGACTCTGCTATACAGACGCACCCGTAATGAAATGCCTGCCAACACTGAGGAAATTGAAGCCGCGGCAGATGAAGGTATCAGATATATCTTTCTGAGCGCTCCCACCAAAATCATAATGGACGATAAAGGCAGGGCCACCCATCTGGAATGTGTAAAAATGGAGCTGGGCGAGGCGGATGCTTCCGGCCGCAGGCGCCCTTTACCTGTGGAAGGTTCTGAAACCCGTTATCCCGTTGATACAGTCATTTCTGCCATCGGGCAGAAGCCACAGTTATCCTGTTTCTATACCGATGGCGAAGAACAATGCAGTATTAATTTCACCCGCTGGAGAACAATTGCGGCCGACCCGGAAACCCTGCAGACTTCCATACCCAAAGTCTTTGCCGGGGGTGATAATGTTTCCGGCCCGGACCTTGTAATTTCTGCTGTCGGAGCCGGAAGACGCGCCGCACGTTCGATACATTATCTGCTGACCACAGGCGAAATTCCGCTGGCGGAGAATCTGCTGCAGGATCCTATTCCATACACACTTTTTAAAGATGTAGACGGCTGCAAAAACAAAAATCGGACCGAAATACCACACAACTGCACCGGGGAAGACCGCACTGCCACTTTCAAAGAAGTCGAAGGCTGCCTAAACGAAGAAGAGCTGCGCTACGAAACCTCACGCTGCCTGCGTTGCGGCCTGACCTGTTATGACCGGGATGTCCCGCTGGAAAACGTCTTTACCTCCCGAGTCGGGGAAAAAGTGGAATAA
- a CDS encoding murein transglycosylase A, translating into MLLLSLRKFVFYLFLVASASSFLSACSLYTGTPDVPVKSHVTPTKGYYKIDSEQVEALINRLQNSAGDDLSWRDLEKGIKRNLRYVSSKPANKVAARYGRLAITWGMLKRTNEEMLELLPQLQYAPELLNEKFVWYSMVPRTLLTGYYEPYLEASLTPDPEYPYPLYSIPADLKVLDLGKFHHRWKGQHLIYRQESGEAVPYHDREEIDFKGALKGKGLEIAWVKDLVDVFILQIQGSGRLVLPDGSVKHVLYAGKNGLKYVSLGKVLIQRGLLPKEGMSMQRIKAFLDDNPQLMEELLTTNPSYVFFRLADEGPFGSMGAALTPMTSVAVDSKVLPLGSLALLTTGLPQQDENQKSPFVRMVMAQDRGGAIKGTRVDLFCGSGPEAEYLAGHLTSWSHIYLPVSRAVVDEMKDKKIR; encoded by the coding sequence GTGCTTTTATTGAGTTTACGTAAATTTGTTTTTTATCTTTTTCTTGTGGCTTCAGCGTCTTCTTTTTTAAGTGCTTGCTCCTTGTATACCGGCACGCCCGATGTTCCGGTAAAGAGCCATGTAACTCCTACAAAGGGGTATTACAAAATTGACTCTGAGCAGGTTGAAGCCCTTATCAACCGGCTGCAGAATAGTGCCGGTGATGATCTTTCATGGCGCGATTTGGAGAAAGGGATTAAACGCAACCTCAGATATGTTTCCAGTAAACCGGCGAATAAAGTAGCCGCAAGATACGGCCGTCTGGCGATAACGTGGGGGATGCTCAAGCGTACAAATGAAGAAATGCTTGAACTCCTGCCTCAGCTCCAATATGCGCCAGAGCTGCTGAACGAGAAATTTGTCTGGTATTCCATGGTCCCGCGTACTCTTTTAACCGGGTATTACGAACCGTATCTTGAAGCCTCACTCACTCCCGACCCGGAATATCCTTATCCTCTTTACAGCATTCCTGCCGACTTGAAGGTTCTTGATCTCGGTAAATTCCATCATCGCTGGAAAGGGCAGCATCTGATTTATCGTCAGGAATCAGGAGAAGCGGTCCCCTATCATGACCGTGAAGAGATTGATTTTAAAGGAGCGTTGAAGGGTAAAGGCTTGGAGATAGCATGGGTTAAAGATCTGGTGGATGTTTTTATTCTACAGATTCAGGGCTCCGGAAGACTCGTCTTGCCAGATGGCAGCGTGAAACATGTCCTTTATGCCGGTAAAAACGGTTTGAAGTATGTTTCCCTCGGCAAGGTGCTCATCCAGCGTGGCTTATTGCCCAAAGAAGGAATGAGCATGCAGAGAATCAAAGCCTTTTTGGATGATAATCCGCAACTTATGGAAGAATTGCTGACTACCAATCCCAGTTACGTTTTTTTCCGTCTTGCTGATGAGGGACCGTTCGGTTCCATGGGGGCGGCATTGACTCCCATGACCAGCGTTGCCGTTGATAGCAAGGTTCTGCCGTTGGGCTCTCTGGCTTTGCTTACAACCGGTCTTCCGCAACAGGATGAAAATCAGAAGTCGCCTTTTGTCCGTATGGTCATGGCGCAGGACCGAGGCGGAGCGATTAAGGGAACAAGGGTTGATCTGTTTTGCGGTTCCGGTCCTGAGGCGGAATATCTGGCCGGTCATCTTACTTCATGGTCGCACATTTACCTGCCGGTAAGTCGCGCTGTAGTTGATGAAATGAAAGATAAGAAAATTCGCTAG
- a CDS encoding zinc ribbon domain-containing protein, with product MPIYEFKCPKCGKEFDELVMPGKDTKADCPECGQKECEKLLSIGNVRPNGIPHGNGGYRVPPCKMNEK from the coding sequence ATGCCCATTTATGAATTTAAATGCCCTAAGTGTGGTAAGGAATTTGACGAACTGGTTATGCCCGGTAAGGATACTAAGGCAGATTGTCCTGAATGCGGTCAAAAAGAATGTGAAAAGCTGCTCTCCATCGGCAACGTGCGGCCCAACGGCATCCCCCATGGAAATGGAGGATATAGAGTTCCGCCCTGTAAAATGAATGAAAAATAG
- a CDS encoding AI-2E family transporter: MTPPEEKIIKSPAIYTFFLILLLISAIALGYSVIQPFINTIIISVVLSGIFYPLNKKICRRLGGRPKISAFLTVLIIIFAIIIPALIFFLGLIGQGVNSVSAINEWLRTTDFSTFFNSEQYNTYLHWLEHKFPFIEISSSDIQSRILEISRGFGQALLTSGTWLAANMASLVAQFLIMLFLVFSFLKDGDSFIKRLRYLSPLRSEQEDFIIESLRKVSKSVLFGSLFIAVLQGIVGGIGLAIAGIPALFWGTMMSFTSLIPVLGTGLIWIPATIYLVIIGKFKVAVFLLLWCGVLVTGIDTVIRPILVREASRVSTIYVFLAILGGINAFGPLGILYGPLILSFLMVMLHIYGVEFQDVLNQKK; this comes from the coding sequence ATGACCCCGCCAGAAGAAAAAATAATAAAATCACCTGCTATCTATACATTTTTCCTTATTCTCCTGCTTATTTCGGCTATAGCATTAGGTTATTCCGTTATTCAGCCGTTCATAAATACAATTATCATTTCAGTTGTTTTAAGTGGTATCTTTTATCCCCTGAATAAGAAGATATGCAGGCGTCTAGGCGGCAGGCCAAAAATAAGTGCTTTTCTGACCGTTCTTATAATTATTTTTGCTATAATAATTCCGGCGTTGATCTTTTTTCTGGGGCTGATCGGACAGGGCGTGAATTCCGTCTCTGCTATTAACGAATGGTTGCGTACAACTGATTTTTCGACTTTTTTTAATTCGGAACAATACAACACGTATCTTCACTGGCTGGAGCATAAATTTCCGTTTATTGAGATCAGTTCCAGCGATATCCAATCCAGAATACTCGAAATCTCACGAGGGTTCGGACAGGCTCTGCTTACTTCCGGTACATGGTTGGCCGCAAATATGGCAAGCCTTGTCGCTCAGTTTCTGATTATGCTTTTTCTCGTATTCTCTTTCCTCAAGGATGGAGACAGCTTTATCAAACGGCTGCGGTATCTGTCGCCTTTACGTTCGGAGCAGGAAGATTTTATCATCGAAAGTCTCAGAAAGGTGTCGAAATCAGTGCTTTTCGGCAGTCTTTTTATCGCGGTACTACAGGGAATTGTTGGGGGGATAGGATTGGCTATTGCTGGAATTCCGGCTCTTTTCTGGGGGACAATGATGAGTTTTACCTCCCTTATCCCGGTTCTTGGAACCGGCTTGATCTGGATTCCTGCTACAATTTATCTGGTCATTATCGGCAAATTTAAGGTCGCGGTCTTTTTGTTGCTCTGGTGTGGCGTGCTGGTTACAGGGATCGATACCGTTATCCGGCCGATTCTTGTGCGTGAAGCATCACGTGTCTCTACTATTTATGTATTTCTTGCAATCCTTGGCGGTATTAATGCTTTCGGTCCGCTGGGTATCCTATACGGACCGCTGATCCTCTCATTTCTGATGGTGATGCTCCACATTTACGGTGTGGAATTCCAGGATGTGCTCAACCAAAAAAAATAG